One stretch of Ammospiza nelsoni isolate bAmmNel1 chromosome 21, bAmmNel1.pri, whole genome shotgun sequence DNA includes these proteins:
- the MTMR4 gene encoding myotubularin-related protein 4 isoform X2, with protein MGEEGPPSLEYIQAKDLFPPKELIKEEESLQVPFTVLQGEGVEYLGHANDAVIAISNYRLHIKFKDSVINVPLRMMESVECRDMFQLHIICKDSKVIRCHFSTFKQCQEWLKRLTRAIARPAKPEDLFAFAYHAWCLGVCVDEEDQHAHLCRPGDHVRFRFEMELARMGFDLQNAWRVSDINNNYKLCSSYPQKLLVPVWITDKELENVASFRSWKRIPVVVYRHVRNGAVIARCSQPEISWWGWRNADDEYLVTSIAKACALNPGARAAGTAPQAGSSDGSEPCDADFDSSLTACSGVENAGTPQKLLILDARSYTAAVANRAKGGGCECEEYYPNCEVVFMGMANIHSIRNSFQYLRAVCSQVPDPSNWLSALESTKWLQHLSVMLKAAVLVSSAVDREGRPVLVHCSDGWDRTPQIVALAKILLDPYYRTMEGFQVLVESDWLDFGHKFGDRCGHQEKVEDQNEQCPVFLQWLDAVHQLLKQFPCLFEFNEAFLVKLVQHTYSCLYGTFLGNSPCEREMHNIYKRTCSVWSLLRAGNKNFHNLLYMPGSEQVLHPVCHVRALHLWTAVYLPASSPHPLGQEDMDIYMPPGSQSQDFSGRCLDRLPKTRSMDDLLSACDSSSPLTRTSSDPNLNNHCQEVRVGLEARHANTEGGEGAAVTTGEAQPREEEEEEENPSLQGSSHAEHEGPSRQLGSQSALPASSVPVEVEEGNGTLMEELDCRGPDPNPSGQENSDKVSTSSGRHLETCPQEPLKAAGTVSNRGGCPKRITTCPDISSQESLAPGTHSQDIPGPALGIACPDADKGRGDAGQSMPFEEPGQPGRVLLEQWRKPISQSQSSEFSFLGCNWDSFQGMVTSLPNGEPTPRHLLSYGCCSKRLSSKPLRAPGLCLSGPWSGREGGKPSACAGHVSTHFGKPSRLWLPCHLKQASGPKHLPPKCPSPVPPVYPDDDGLPFPTDVIQHRLRQIEASYKQEVEQLRRQVRELQLRLDIRHFCAPPAEPPMDYEDDFTCLKESDGSDTEDFCSDHSEECLSEASWEPVDKKETEVTRWVPDHMASHCFNCDCEFWLAKRRHHCRNCGNVFCATCCHLKLPIPDQQLYDPVLVCNSCFDHIQVSRARELMSQHMKKPIATASS; from the exons GGTGAGGAAGGCCCTCCCAGTTTGGAGTACATCCAGGCCAAGGACTTGTTCCCCCCGAAGGAGCTCATAAAGGAGGAGGAGTCACTGCAG GTGCCATTCACTGTGTTGCAGGGTGAAGGGGTGGAGTACCTGGGCCATGCCAACGACGCTGTGATCGCCATCTCCAACTACCGCCTGCATATCAAATTCAAGGACTCTGTGATCAAT GTGCCTTTGAGGATGATGGAAAGTGTGGAGTGTCGGGATATGTTCCAGCTTCACATCATCTGCAAAGACTCCAAAGTGATCAG GTGCCATTTCTCCACCTTCaagcagtgccaggagtggcTGAAGAGGCTGACTCGAGCCATTGCCCGCCCTGCCAAGCCTGAGGACCTCTTTGCATTCGCCTACCACGCCTGGTGCTTGGGGGTGTGTGTGGATGAGGAGGATCAACATGCACATCTCTGCCGTCCTG GGGACCACGTGAGGTTCCGCTTTGAGATGGAGCTGGCGAGGATGGGCTTCGACCTGCAGAACGCCTGGCGTGTCTCTGACATCAACAACAACTACAA actttGTTCCAGTTATCCCCAGAAGCTGCTGGTCCCTGTCTGGATCACTGACAAGGAGCTGGAGAATGTGGCTTCATTCAGGTCATGGAAAAGGATCCCTGTGGTGGTGTACAG acaCGTGCGCAACGGGGCGGTGATCGCGCGCTGCAGCCAGCCCGAGATCAGCTGGTGGGGCTGGCGGAACGCCGACGACGAGTACCTGGTGACATCCATTGCCAAAGCCTGTGCCTTGAACCCCGGCGCCAGGGCGGCGGGCACCGCACCGCAGGCTGGGAGCAGCGACGGCAGCGAGCCCTGCGACGCCGACTTCG actCGTCCTTGACAGCGTGTTCAGGCGTGGAGAATGCAGGGACCCCTCAGAAGCTGCTGATCCTCGATGCCAGGTCCTACACGGCAGCCGTGGCCAACAGGGCCAAGGGAGGCGGCTGCGAATGCGAAG AGTATTATCCCAACTGTGAAGTCGTGTTCATGGGCATGGCCAACATCCACTCCATCCGGAACAGCTTCCAGTATCTGCGTGCTGTCTGCAGTCAGGTGCCAGACCCCAGCAA cTGGCTTTCAGCCCTGGAGAGCACCAAGTGGCTGCAGCATCTGTCAGTCAtgctgaaggcagcagtgctggtctCCAGTGCCGTGGACAGGGAAGGGCGTCCGGTGCTGGTTCACTGCTCCGATGGCTGGGACAGGACCCCGCAGATTGTGGCGCTGGCAAAGATTCTCCTGGACCCTTACTACAGGACCATGGAG GGCTTCCAGGTGCTCGTTGAATCGGACTGGCTGGACTTTGGTCACAAGTTTGGGGATCGCTGTGGACACCAGGAAAAGGTGGAGGATCAGAACGAGCAGTGCCCAGTTTTTCTCCAGTGGCTGGATGCTGTTCATCAGCTTTTGAAGCAATTTCCCTGCCTCTTCGAATTTAATGAAGCTTTTCTG GTGAAGCTGGTGCAGCACACGTACTCCTGCCTCTACGGGACCTTCCTGGGGAACAGCCCCTGCGAGCGTGAGATGCACAACATCTACAAGCGCACGTGCTCCGTGTGGTCCCTGCTGCGGGCTGGCAACAAGAACTTCCACAACCTGCTCTACATGCCCGGATCCGAGCAG GTGCTGCATCCCGTGTGCCACGTGCGCGCCCTGCACCTCTGGACAGCCGTGTACCTCCCGGCCTCCTCGCCACATCCTCTGGGACAGGAGGACATGGACATCTACATGCCCCCCGGATCTCAGAGCCAGGACTTCAGTGGCAGGTGTTTGGACAG ATTACCAAAGACAAGATCTATGGATGACCTGCTCTCAGCCTGTGACTCCAGCAGCCCTCTGACCCGCACATCCAGTGACCCCAACCTGAACAACCACTGTCAGGAGGTGCGGGTGGGCTTGGAAGCCCGGCATGCCAACACTGAAGGAGGTGAAGGTGCTGCAGTGACCACAggagaggcacagcccagggaggaggaggaggaggaggagaacccttccctgcaaggcagcagcCATGCTGAGCATGAAGGACCGAGCAGGCAGCTGGGTAGCCAgtctgctctgccagccagcagtgtccctgtggaGGTGGAAGAGGGAAATGGAACACTCATGGAGGAACTGGATTGCAGAGGTCCAGATCCTAATCCTTCTGGACAGGAAAACAGTGACAAGGTTTCCACCAGTTCTGGAAGGCATTTGGAAACCTGTCCTCAGGAACCTTTGAAGGCTGCTGGCACTGTGTCCAACAGAGGAGGCTGTCCTAAAAGAATCACCACCTGCCCAGACATTTCCAGCCAGGAGTCCCTGGCACCAGGCACCCATTCTCAGGACAtcccaggccctgccctgggtaTCGCATGCCCAGATGCAGACAAGGGCAGAGGTGATGCTGGCCAGAGCATGCCCTTCGAGGAACCTGGCCAGCCGGGGAGGGTCCTGCTGGAGCAATGGCGCAAGCCCATTTCCCAGAGCCAAAGCAGCGAGTTCTCCTTCCTGGGGTGCAATTGGGACAGTTTTCAAGGCATGGTGACATCGCTCCCCAACGGGGAGCCCACCCCCAGACACCTCCTCTCCTATGGCTGCTGCAGCAAGAGGCTGAGCAGCAAACCCCTGCGGGCCCCAGGCCTGTGCCTCAGTGGGCCATGGTCTGGCAGGGAAGGTGGGAAGCCCTCGGCCTGTGCCGGCCATGTGAGCACACATTTCGGGAAGCCCAGCCGTTTGTGGCTGCCCTGTCACCTGAAACAAGCCTCTGGTCCCAAGCACCTGCCGCCAAAATGTCCCTCTCCCGTGCCTCCTGTGTACCCGGATGACGACGGGCTGCCCTTCCCCACGGATGTGATCCAGCACCGGCTGCGGCAGATCGAGGCCAGCTACAAGCAGGAGGTGGAGCAGCTGCGCCGGCAGGTGCGGGAGCTGCAGCTGCGCCTGGACATTCGCCACTTCTGCGCCCCTCCGGCCGAGCCCCCCATGGACTACGAGGATGATTTT ACGTGTCTTAAAGAATCAGACGGCAGTGACACGGAGGATTTCTGTTCGGACCACAGTGAGGAATGTTTGTCAGAAGCAAGCTGGGAACCTGTGGATAAGAAGGAGACTGAG GTCACGCGGTGGGTCCCAGACCACATGGCCTCACACTGCTTCAACTGTGACTGTGAGTTCTGGCTGGCCAAACGGAGGCACCACTGCAG GAACTGTGGGAATGTGTTCTGTGCTACCTGCTGCCATCTGAAGCTGCCCATCCCTGATCAGCAGTTGTACGACCCTGTCCTTGTTTGTAACTCCTGTTTTGACCATATCCAAGTGTCTCGTGCCAGGGAGCTCATGAGCCAACATATGAAGAAACCCATTGCCACAGCTTCCAGCTGA
- the MTMR4 gene encoding myotubularin-related protein 4 isoform X1 yields the protein MVMQGEEGPPSLEYIQAKDLFPPKELIKEEESLQVPFTVLQGEGVEYLGHANDAVIAISNYRLHIKFKDSVINVPLRMMESVECRDMFQLHIICKDSKVIRCHFSTFKQCQEWLKRLTRAIARPAKPEDLFAFAYHAWCLGVCVDEEDQHAHLCRPGDHVRFRFEMELARMGFDLQNAWRVSDINNNYKLCSSYPQKLLVPVWITDKELENVASFRSWKRIPVVVYRHVRNGAVIARCSQPEISWWGWRNADDEYLVTSIAKACALNPGARAAGTAPQAGSSDGSEPCDADFDSSLTACSGVENAGTPQKLLILDARSYTAAVANRAKGGGCECEEYYPNCEVVFMGMANIHSIRNSFQYLRAVCSQVPDPSNWLSALESTKWLQHLSVMLKAAVLVSSAVDREGRPVLVHCSDGWDRTPQIVALAKILLDPYYRTMEGFQVLVESDWLDFGHKFGDRCGHQEKVEDQNEQCPVFLQWLDAVHQLLKQFPCLFEFNEAFLVKLVQHTYSCLYGTFLGNSPCEREMHNIYKRTCSVWSLLRAGNKNFHNLLYMPGSEQVLHPVCHVRALHLWTAVYLPASSPHPLGQEDMDIYMPPGSQSQDFSGRCLDRLPKTRSMDDLLSACDSSSPLTRTSSDPNLNNHCQEVRVGLEARHANTEGGEGAAVTTGEAQPREEEEEEENPSLQGSSHAEHEGPSRQLGSQSALPASSVPVEVEEGNGTLMEELDCRGPDPNPSGQENSDKVSTSSGRHLETCPQEPLKAAGTVSNRGGCPKRITTCPDISSQESLAPGTHSQDIPGPALGIACPDADKGRGDAGQSMPFEEPGQPGRVLLEQWRKPISQSQSSEFSFLGCNWDSFQGMVTSLPNGEPTPRHLLSYGCCSKRLSSKPLRAPGLCLSGPWSGREGGKPSACAGHVSTHFGKPSRLWLPCHLKQASGPKHLPPKCPSPVPPVYPDDDGLPFPTDVIQHRLRQIEASYKQEVEQLRRQVRELQLRLDIRHFCAPPAEPPMDYEDDFTCLKESDGSDTEDFCSDHSEECLSEASWEPVDKKETEVTRWVPDHMASHCFNCDCEFWLAKRRHHCRNCGNVFCATCCHLKLPIPDQQLYDPVLVCNSCFDHIQVSRARELMSQHMKKPIATASS from the exons GGTGAGGAAGGCCCTCCCAGTTTGGAGTACATCCAGGCCAAGGACTTGTTCCCCCCGAAGGAGCTCATAAAGGAGGAGGAGTCACTGCAG GTGCCATTCACTGTGTTGCAGGGTGAAGGGGTGGAGTACCTGGGCCATGCCAACGACGCTGTGATCGCCATCTCCAACTACCGCCTGCATATCAAATTCAAGGACTCTGTGATCAAT GTGCCTTTGAGGATGATGGAAAGTGTGGAGTGTCGGGATATGTTCCAGCTTCACATCATCTGCAAAGACTCCAAAGTGATCAG GTGCCATTTCTCCACCTTCaagcagtgccaggagtggcTGAAGAGGCTGACTCGAGCCATTGCCCGCCCTGCCAAGCCTGAGGACCTCTTTGCATTCGCCTACCACGCCTGGTGCTTGGGGGTGTGTGTGGATGAGGAGGATCAACATGCACATCTCTGCCGTCCTG GGGACCACGTGAGGTTCCGCTTTGAGATGGAGCTGGCGAGGATGGGCTTCGACCTGCAGAACGCCTGGCGTGTCTCTGACATCAACAACAACTACAA actttGTTCCAGTTATCCCCAGAAGCTGCTGGTCCCTGTCTGGATCACTGACAAGGAGCTGGAGAATGTGGCTTCATTCAGGTCATGGAAAAGGATCCCTGTGGTGGTGTACAG acaCGTGCGCAACGGGGCGGTGATCGCGCGCTGCAGCCAGCCCGAGATCAGCTGGTGGGGCTGGCGGAACGCCGACGACGAGTACCTGGTGACATCCATTGCCAAAGCCTGTGCCTTGAACCCCGGCGCCAGGGCGGCGGGCACCGCACCGCAGGCTGGGAGCAGCGACGGCAGCGAGCCCTGCGACGCCGACTTCG actCGTCCTTGACAGCGTGTTCAGGCGTGGAGAATGCAGGGACCCCTCAGAAGCTGCTGATCCTCGATGCCAGGTCCTACACGGCAGCCGTGGCCAACAGGGCCAAGGGAGGCGGCTGCGAATGCGAAG AGTATTATCCCAACTGTGAAGTCGTGTTCATGGGCATGGCCAACATCCACTCCATCCGGAACAGCTTCCAGTATCTGCGTGCTGTCTGCAGTCAGGTGCCAGACCCCAGCAA cTGGCTTTCAGCCCTGGAGAGCACCAAGTGGCTGCAGCATCTGTCAGTCAtgctgaaggcagcagtgctggtctCCAGTGCCGTGGACAGGGAAGGGCGTCCGGTGCTGGTTCACTGCTCCGATGGCTGGGACAGGACCCCGCAGATTGTGGCGCTGGCAAAGATTCTCCTGGACCCTTACTACAGGACCATGGAG GGCTTCCAGGTGCTCGTTGAATCGGACTGGCTGGACTTTGGTCACAAGTTTGGGGATCGCTGTGGACACCAGGAAAAGGTGGAGGATCAGAACGAGCAGTGCCCAGTTTTTCTCCAGTGGCTGGATGCTGTTCATCAGCTTTTGAAGCAATTTCCCTGCCTCTTCGAATTTAATGAAGCTTTTCTG GTGAAGCTGGTGCAGCACACGTACTCCTGCCTCTACGGGACCTTCCTGGGGAACAGCCCCTGCGAGCGTGAGATGCACAACATCTACAAGCGCACGTGCTCCGTGTGGTCCCTGCTGCGGGCTGGCAACAAGAACTTCCACAACCTGCTCTACATGCCCGGATCCGAGCAG GTGCTGCATCCCGTGTGCCACGTGCGCGCCCTGCACCTCTGGACAGCCGTGTACCTCCCGGCCTCCTCGCCACATCCTCTGGGACAGGAGGACATGGACATCTACATGCCCCCCGGATCTCAGAGCCAGGACTTCAGTGGCAGGTGTTTGGACAG ATTACCAAAGACAAGATCTATGGATGACCTGCTCTCAGCCTGTGACTCCAGCAGCCCTCTGACCCGCACATCCAGTGACCCCAACCTGAACAACCACTGTCAGGAGGTGCGGGTGGGCTTGGAAGCCCGGCATGCCAACACTGAAGGAGGTGAAGGTGCTGCAGTGACCACAggagaggcacagcccagggaggaggaggaggaggaggagaacccttccctgcaaggcagcagcCATGCTGAGCATGAAGGACCGAGCAGGCAGCTGGGTAGCCAgtctgctctgccagccagcagtgtccctgtggaGGTGGAAGAGGGAAATGGAACACTCATGGAGGAACTGGATTGCAGAGGTCCAGATCCTAATCCTTCTGGACAGGAAAACAGTGACAAGGTTTCCACCAGTTCTGGAAGGCATTTGGAAACCTGTCCTCAGGAACCTTTGAAGGCTGCTGGCACTGTGTCCAACAGAGGAGGCTGTCCTAAAAGAATCACCACCTGCCCAGACATTTCCAGCCAGGAGTCCCTGGCACCAGGCACCCATTCTCAGGACAtcccaggccctgccctgggtaTCGCATGCCCAGATGCAGACAAGGGCAGAGGTGATGCTGGCCAGAGCATGCCCTTCGAGGAACCTGGCCAGCCGGGGAGGGTCCTGCTGGAGCAATGGCGCAAGCCCATTTCCCAGAGCCAAAGCAGCGAGTTCTCCTTCCTGGGGTGCAATTGGGACAGTTTTCAAGGCATGGTGACATCGCTCCCCAACGGGGAGCCCACCCCCAGACACCTCCTCTCCTATGGCTGCTGCAGCAAGAGGCTGAGCAGCAAACCCCTGCGGGCCCCAGGCCTGTGCCTCAGTGGGCCATGGTCTGGCAGGGAAGGTGGGAAGCCCTCGGCCTGTGCCGGCCATGTGAGCACACATTTCGGGAAGCCCAGCCGTTTGTGGCTGCCCTGTCACCTGAAACAAGCCTCTGGTCCCAAGCACCTGCCGCCAAAATGTCCCTCTCCCGTGCCTCCTGTGTACCCGGATGACGACGGGCTGCCCTTCCCCACGGATGTGATCCAGCACCGGCTGCGGCAGATCGAGGCCAGCTACAAGCAGGAGGTGGAGCAGCTGCGCCGGCAGGTGCGGGAGCTGCAGCTGCGCCTGGACATTCGCCACTTCTGCGCCCCTCCGGCCGAGCCCCCCATGGACTACGAGGATGATTTT ACGTGTCTTAAAGAATCAGACGGCAGTGACACGGAGGATTTCTGTTCGGACCACAGTGAGGAATGTTTGTCAGAAGCAAGCTGGGAACCTGTGGATAAGAAGGAGACTGAG GTCACGCGGTGGGTCCCAGACCACATGGCCTCACACTGCTTCAACTGTGACTGTGAGTTCTGGCTGGCCAAACGGAGGCACCACTGCAG GAACTGTGGGAATGTGTTCTGTGCTACCTGCTGCCATCTGAAGCTGCCCATCCCTGATCAGCAGTTGTACGACCCTGTCCTTGTTTGTAACTCCTGTTTTGACCATATCCAAGTGTCTCGTGCCAGGGAGCTCATGAGCCAACATATGAAGAAACCCATTGCCACAGCTTCCAGCTGA